From one Lolium rigidum isolate FL_2022 chromosome 4, APGP_CSIRO_Lrig_0.1, whole genome shotgun sequence genomic stretch:
- the LOC124648857 gene encoding putative F-box/kelch-repeat protein At1g15680, producing the protein MAPQPAAALPQDVLAEVLRRLAPLVLAASRRVCRAWRDTVDARLRRHLLSHSVRGIFINFTGHDFSEFFSRPSTGPAICGGLDFLPSKGVKVTDHCNGLLFCGDRERDYVVNPATRRWARLPPRPPPHMPGFSQSAYLAFDPAVSPHYEVFLIPRLPDPDKSDDKALLESEWPPALYVLHVFSSTAGQWGDKTFLREGEAAGIVGNMDFDPWYHLYHAVYWRSTLYIHCQHGYLTRMSLSDHTYKVIELPAPDEMRGNDYHLGRSLRGVYCAKHKYCNMLQLWHLDESHDQTEWVFNYDIDLSTLERRFHNYRKRFGVDSTQQIGKPWILQDVNNRKIREEYHNGRYRPPVEEKYDWNSDEDNFLYIEDVVEGVYYSGSSHFLGFHPYKEIVYFELHRGRGVAYDWNSSKFQDLGCSEPTDNHYFEEGKRLVSVGRSR; encoded by the exons ATGGCGCCGCAGCCGGCCGCGGCGCTTCCCCAAGACGTCCTCGCGGAGGTCCTCCGGCGCCTCGCGCCGCTCGTCCTGGCCGCGTCCCGGCGGGTCTGCAGGGCATGGCGCGACACCGTCGACGCCCGCCTGCGACGCCACCTGCTCTCGCACTCGGTGCGCGGCATCTTCATCAACTTCACCGGCCATGACTTCTCGGAGTTCTTCTCCCGTCCCTCGACGGGGCCGGCGATCTGCGGAGGGCTCGACTTCCTGCCTAGCAAAGGCGTCAAGGTCACGGATCACTGCAACGGGCTCCTGTTCTGCGGCGATCGAGAGCGCGACTACGTCGTCAACCCGGCCACACGGCGGTGGGCGCGTCTGCCCCCACGTCCTCCGCCGCATATGCCGGGGTTCAGCCAGAGCGCCTACCTCGCGTTCGATCCCGCCGTGTCGCCACACTATGAGGTTTTCCTCATCCCGCGCCTGCCAGATCCCGACAAATCGGACGACAAGGCCTTGCTTGAATCGGAGTGGCCTCCCGCCCTCTATGTACTGCATGTGTTTTCCTCGACGGCCGGTCAGTGGGGAGATAAGACCtttcttcgggaaggggaggccgCAGGGATCGTCGGTAACATGGATTTCGATCCATGGTACCATCTGTATCATGCCGTCTACTGGCGAAGCACGCTCTACATCCATTGCCAACATGGCTATCTTAC CAGAATGTCCTTGTCAGACCACACGTACAAAGTAATTGAACTACCGGCTCCCGATGAGATGAGAGGAAATGACTACCATTTAGGGAGATCGTTGAGAGGGGTCTATTGCGCAAAACATAAGTACTGTAACATGCTTCAGCTTTGGCACCTCGATGAATCACACGATCAAACTGAATGGGTGTTCAATTACGATATCGATCTTAGCACTCTTGAACGCAGGTTCCACAATTATCGTAAGAGGTTTGGGGTGGACTCTACTCAACAAATAGGCAAACCGTGGATCCTTCAGGACGTTAACAACCGCAAGATCAGGGAGGAATATCATAATGGACGTTACAGACCACCCGTGGAAGAGAAATATGACTGGAACTCTGATGAGGATAACTTTCTTTACATTGAAGATGTTGTTGAAGGGGTGTATTATAGTGGAAGTTCACATTTCCTTGGATTCCACCCCTATAAGGAGATTGTCTATTTTGAATTACATAGGGGAAGAGGAGTCGCCTATGACTGGAATAGCTCAAAATTCCAGGACTTGGGCTGTTCAGAACCAACAGATAACCATTACTTCGAAGAAGGAAAACGCTTGGTTTCAGTCGGCCGATCACGGTAG
- the LOC124707859 gene encoding guanosine nucleotide diphosphate dissociation inhibitor 1-like: MDEEYDVIVLGTGLKECILSGLLSVDGLKVLHMDRNDYYGGDSTSLNLNQLWKRFRGEDKPPAHLGSSKDYNVDMVPKFMMANGTLVRTLIHTDVTKYLSFKAVDGSFVFSKGKIHKVPATDMEALKSPLMGLFEKRRARNFFIFVQDYNEADPKTHQGLDLTTLTTKELIAKYGLSDDTVDFIGHALALHRDDRHLNEPALDTVKRMKLYSESLARFQGGSPYIYPLYGLGELPQGFARLSAVYGGTYMLSKPECKVEFDMEGKACGVTSEGETAKCKKVVCDPSYLTNKVRKIGKVARAIAIMSHPIPNTNESHSVQIILPQKQLGRKSDMYVFGCSYTHNVAPKGKFIAFVSTEAESDNIQSELKPGIDLLGPVDELFFDMYDRYEPVNEPSLDNCFISTSYDATTHFETTVTDVLNMYTMITGKAVDLSVDLSAASAAEEEY; the protein is encoded by the exons atggATGAGGAGTACGACGTGATCGTGCTCGGCACGGGGCTCAAGGAGTGCATCCTCAGCGGCCTCCTCTCCGTCGACGGCCTCAAG GTGTTGCACATGGATAGGAATGACTACTATGGTGGAGATTCCACTTCTCTCAACCTTAACCAG CTCTGGAAGAGATTTAGAGGGGAAGACAAGCCCCCGGCACATCTAGGCTCAAGCAAAGATTACAATGTTGACATGGTTCCAAAG TTTATGATGGCAAACGGGACATTGGTTCGGACCCTCATTCACACTGATGTAACGAAGTATTTGTCATTCAAAGCTGTTGATGGGAGCTTTGTCTTCAGCAAAGGGAAG ATCCACAAGGTTCCTGCGACTGATATGGAGGCTCTGAAGTCTCCTTTGATGGGCCTTTTCGAGAAGCGCAGAGCAAGGAACTTCTTCATTTTTGTCCAAGACTACAACGAAGCTGATCCAAAAACACATCAGGGATTAGACCTTACTACGCTGACAACTAAAGAATTGATAGC AAAATATGGTTTAAGTGATGATACAGTGGATTTCATTGGCCATGCACTTGCCCTCCATAGGGATGATCGTCACCTCAATGAACCAGCACTTGATACTGTGAAAAGGATGAAA TTATATTCAGAGTCTCTTGCACGTTTTCAAGGGGGATCACCATATATTTATCCGTTATATGGGCTGGGTGAGCTGCCACAG GGTTTTGCACGCCTAAGTGCTGTTTATGGTGGTACTTACATGTTAAGTAAGCCAGAGTGCAAG GTGGAATTCGATATGGAAGGTAAAGCATGTGGTGTGACATCAGAAGGTGAAACCGCAAAATGCAAGAAAGTTGTCTGTGATCCTTCATACTTAACGAACAAG GTTAGGAAGATTGGCAAAGTTGCACGCGCAATTGCTATTATGAGCCATCCTATCCCAAATACAAATGAGTCCCACTCAGTTCAGATTATTTTGCCACAGAAACAACTTGGACGCAAATCAGACAT GTATGTCTTTGGTTGTTCATACACTCACAACGTGGCACCAAAAGGGAAGTTCATTGCATTTGTCTCCACTGAAGCCGAGAGTGATAATATACAGTCCGAACTGAAGCCTGGCATCGATCTACTTGGTCCAGTAGATGAGCTGTTTTTTGATATGTATGACAGATATGAACCGGTGAAcgaaccatctcttgataattgcTTCATCTCAACG AGCTATGATGCTACCACACATTTTGAGACAACTGTGACAGACGTTCTTAACATGTATACAATGATCACCGGGAAG GCTGTTGATCTTAGCGTTGATCTAAGTGCTGCTAGTGCTGCTGAAGAAGAATACTAG